ATGCGCCGGATCATCTCCGTGTCACTGACGATGCGGTGGGGCACGCCCTCTTCCACTTTCAGGGAGAGGGCGAGGCCCTTCTGCTGCGCCTGGGCGTGGACCAGTTCGATGAGTTCCTCCAGCAACCCAGGCAGATCCACGTCGCCCAGTTGCAGCACCGTCTGGCGCGCCTCGATGCGACTGAGGTCGAGAATATCGTCGATGAGGTTGCGCAGATCCGTCCCCGCGGAGTTGATGACCTTGGCCTGCTTGCGATGGGCCGCGGAGAATTCGCCATCGTCGGCATTGGCGAGCAGCTTGGACAGCAGCAGAATGGAATTCAGGGGCGTGCGCAATTCGTGGCTGACGTTGGCCAGGAACTCCGACTTGTGGGTGTTGAGGGACTCCAACTCCCTGGCGTGCTGGCGCAGGGCCGAGATGTTCTGCACGTGGCCCTCCGACAGGCGATTGAGCTTGTCGGCGAGTTCTCTCACCTCTCTGGGACCCTTCCAATCGAAGACCACTCCCTGTTCCTGGGCCAGGATCTGCCCCAGCCCCTCGGTGAGGCGCTCGCGGAAAAGCTCCATGCGCCCGGCCAGCCAGTGGGCGATGACGAGCACCATCGCGATGAGCAGCAGCACCACGACCCCGATGCGCCAGCGCAGCTCGCTCATGATGCGGAAGATGGGCGATGGGTCCACCTCGCGACCGGCCCACAGGGGGCCGTCCCGCTCGGTGGCCAGTAACGGCACCCAGATGATCTGCTCGCCGCGCCGGCCCTTCCACAGGCTGAGTTCGCCCTCGGAGAAGATCTCGTGCAAGCCCGGGAAGTCCTCCAATGCGGAGCCCTCCCGTCCGATGTAGCGGCCATCCGCCTGGGCCCAGTAGGTATTGCGATAGGCGCGGGCCAGGCCGCCGATGTCGAGACTCACCATCACCGCCCCCACCGCGTCCCCCGGCGCCGGCGACCGGCCATCGAACACCGGGCTCACCAACTGCAGGATGAGATAGCGGGACGGCAGCCCGATATCCGCCTCCGGGTTGATGCGCACCGGCCCGGTGACGACCCCTCCGGGCCCCAAAGTCAGGGCGGTGGATACCTGCTTTTCCAGAGGCTGCATGGCGAGGCTATCCCTGCGTTCCAGCTCCCTGGTGAAGAAATCCCGTTCGAAGGAGGCCACGGGTTCACCGAGGCGGTCCAGGAACATCACGCTGATGATATCCACCTGGTCCCGCAGGATGCTCCCCAGCCAATGCCCGTCGGCCCCCACGACGGCGGGCTCCGCGCCCTTTCCCGCGTTCACCAGGTTGCGGGTGGTGGCCAGCTTGGCCAGCAGTCGTACCGTTTCGTGGCGACTGGCCAGGTGCTGATCGAGATCGCGAAAGTCCGCCCGCAGGTTCAGCAGGTGGGCGCGATGGTAGAACCCTTCGAGCTTCTCGAAGATGAAAGGCACGGTGCTGGCCACTGCCACCAGCAGTGGCGCCATACCGAACAGCAACAGGACGATGAGGATCTGGGTTCTGAGCCGCACCGGCGTTACACGGCCATGATGAGGAGCACCACGAAGGCGGCCACCAGGGCGATGGGGATCAACGCCCCGGCCCAGTCCTTGTTCTCGGCCTCGCGGGATTTCTGCATCGCGGCCTTGAGACCCGGCATGAACAGAAAGAGGGCCAAAATGGCCACCGCCCCCCACATCAGTTGTCCGAAGATGCCCATTTCCATATCACTTGCCCCTCATTTCCCAGCACTGATGGATCCGGGGACGGCGTTTGAAGTCCTCGGGCAGGCTGGCCTTGGTGAATTCCCGGCAGACCATATCCCGGGTCAGGGAAGGACTCAATCGGAAACGCCGCGCGTTGGTGCTGAATACGAGAACGCCGGCAGGGCTCAACAGCCCCGCGGCGAGACGCAGCAGCGCCTCATGATCGCGCTGGACGTCCCAGTGACCCGCCATCTTCTTGGAATTGGAGAAGGTGGGCGGGTCCACGTAGATGACATCGTAGCGCGCGCCTTCCTCACGGGCCTGTTCCAGCCAAGCCCCACAGTCCGCCGCCACGAAGCGGTGGCGGTCATCCCAGAAACCGTTCAGTTCCATGTTGTGCCGCGCCCACTCCAGGTAGCGGGTGGACAGATCCACGCTGGTGGTCTCCACGGCCCCATTGCCTGCGGCATAGACGGTGGCCGAGCCGGTGTAGGCGAACAGATTGAGAAAACGCCCGCCCGCCGCCAGTGCCCCCACCCGCGCCCGCACCAGGCGGTGGTCCAGGAACAACCCGGTGTCCAGGTAGTCGGTGAAATTGACCAGGAAACGGTAGCCGCCCTCCCAGACCTCGTGGAGCCGCTCCTGGCGATCCAGACGGCCGTACTGGTCGCGGCCCTTCTGGCGCTCGCGGAACTTGAAAAAGACGTGATCGCGGGGAAATTCCAGCACCTCGGCGATGACCTGTCCGGCCTCCCGCCGGCGACGCCGGGCCTGGTTGGCGTCCACCGACTCCGGCGGCAGATATTCCTGTACGTGGGCCCAGCGCTCGCGGCCCCCATAGATATCCACCGCGAAGGCATACTCCGGCAGGTCACCGTCATAGACGCGATAGCAGTGGATGTCGTTGCGGGCCGCCCACCTCGCGAGATGGCGGGCATTCTTGCGCAGGCGATTGGCGAACATGGTGGCGCCCTCGCCCAGGGTCTCGGGTGGCGCGGCCGCGACGGGCCCACAACTGCGGAGCCGGCATGGCAGGGCACCGTTGTACACGGGCCAGTCGCGGCAGCGGCGGCCGAGTTCCAGGGTGGCCGGCACCTCATCGGGGTACAGCACCGCCAGCCGCCAGTCGGCGAAGCGTTGTCCCAGGCGGCGTTCCAGTTCACCGTAGACGGCCCGCGCATCGCCCCCATGGAGACGGTGCCCGTAGGGCGGATTGGTCACCAGCAGGCCCGGTCCGACACCGGCGGGTGCGAAGTCCGCCACGGCCACGGTGCTCACGGAAATATCATCCCCAAACCCGGCCCGCCCGGCGTTGATCCGGGTCGCTTCCACCGCTGCGGCGTCGCTGTCCCCGCCATGGAGCCCGGGAACCCGCCCGGCCCCCGCGGCGCGCCTGTCCGCCGCCTCCGCGCACAGCCGCGACCAGACCTCCGGGTCATGTCCGAGCCAGCCCTCGAAGCCGAAGCGCTCCCGGCCCAGGCCGGGCGCCACGTCTGCCGCCATCATGGCGCCCTCAATGAGGAAGGTGCCGGAGCCGCACATGGGGTCCGCCAGGGGCGCGCCCTCGGCAGCCAGGCGCGGCCAGTCCGCCAGCAGCAGCAGGGCGGCCGCCAGATTCTCCTTGAGGGGGGCCGGCACCAGGCGTTCCCGGTAGCCCCGCCGGTGCAGGGGCCGGCCCACCAGATCGAGGCCGATGGACAGGCGCTCCCCTTTGAGCACCGCGCTCAACTGCACGTCGGGCCGCTCCAGATCCACCGTGGGCCGGGCACCCGTCAGTTCCCGCAGGTGGTCCACCACGCCGTCCTTGACCCGCTGGGCCCCGAAATGGGTATGCCGGATGCCGCTCCCCATGCCCTTGAAGCTCACCGCCAGGGTGCCTTCGGCACGCAGATGGTCCTGCCACGGCATGCTCTTCACCGCTTCGTATATCTCATCAGCGTCCCGTACCCGGAAGTCCTCCAGGTTGAGATAGACCCGGCTGGCCACCCGGGACCACAAACACACACGATAGGCGGTGGACAGATCCCCCGTGAACAGAGCCCCGGCGGCGACCCGCCTGGCCCCCACCACTCCCAACTGCTCCAGTTCCCGCATCACAGCGGGCTCCACCCCCTTCGGCGTGGAAACAAAGAGACTAAACTTGCTCATGTCCGCACCGCGGATGGGAGACACCCACCACCGTCGCAACAGGCTATCCCACTACCCCATCCAAGATGCCCGAATGACACACTCCACCCTCCACTGTTGGATATACAAAGGCCATCGCCATGACGGTGCCTACCTGTACCTCGGGCGCGAGTCCGATTTCGCCGCCGTGCCGGAGGCCTTGTTGCATACCCTGGGTACACTTCGACTGGTGATGGAACTGGAATTGTCCGCCGAACGCAGGCTCGCCCGCGAAGACGTGGGCCTGGTGATGCATAACCTGCGGGCCCAGGGCTACCACCTGCAACTGCCCCCGGATTGGCGCCCCCGTTTCTATGCCGCCGAGGACGGACAATCACGGCACGGAACCGACCCCGACTGATGGGCCCCCTGCCGGAAGGAAGCGTGGCGGCCCCATGGGTACCGGTTAACGGGGGGGATCCCACTCTCCCGAGGGCTCCACTCCGGTATCGCCCGTGGTCTCTTCGAGTCCCGGATCGAGGAACAGAGGTCCGGGACCCGCCGCAGCCCCATGGGTTGGTTCCGGCACGGCTTCGGGCTCGGGGTCCGGCGCCCCGCTGGCTGCATCCCCGGACTCGTCCTGAAACCATGGATCCCAGGGAATGAGGCCGCCCCGGCCATCGCCTGCCGTGCCTTGGCGCCCAGGACCCGGGCCATCCGGCGCCCGGGTGCGCGGTGCGGTACCCCGGCCCGGCGTGGTCTCGCGCGGGAATCTCAGGGGGGGCGCATCGAAGCCCTGTCCGGCACGCCCCCAGCCCGGGGCGGCCTGCTCCCAGGGGGCGCCGGGGGCGTCCATCATTCTCCCGCGACCCCATTGCATATAGTCCGACCCCCAGGGCATATAGTCCGACCCCCAGGGCATATAGTCCGACCCCCAGGGATAGCCCGCT
Above is a window of Gammaproteobacteria bacterium DNA encoding:
- a CDS encoding ATP-binding protein, producing MRLRTQILIVLLLFGMAPLLVAVASTVPFIFEKLEGFYHRAHLLNLRADFRDLDQHLASRHETVRLLAKLATTRNLVNAGKGAEPAVVGADGHWLGSILRDQVDIISVMFLDRLGEPVASFERDFFTRELERRDSLAMQPLEKQVSTALTLGPGGVVTGPVRINPEADIGLPSRYLILQLVSPVFDGRSPAPGDAVGAVMVSLDIGGLARAYRNTYWAQADGRYIGREGSALEDFPGLHEIFSEGELSLWKGRRGEQIIWVPLLATERDGPLWAGREVDPSPIFRIMSELRWRIGVVVLLLIAMVLVIAHWLAGRMELFRERLTEGLGQILAQEQGVVFDWKGPREVRELADKLNRLSEGHVQNISALRQHARELESLNTHKSEFLANVSHELRTPLNSILLLSKLLANADDGEFSAAHRKQAKVINSAGTDLRNLIDDILDLSRIEARQTVLQLGDVDLPGLLEELIELVHAQAQQKGLALSLKVEEGVPHRIVSDTEMIRRIIKNFIANAIKFTHSGGVELILAANDDDDRHQRPVRIGVRDTGIGIPAHKHAVIFEAFKQADGSTSRRYGGTGLGLTISNELAGLLGGRIALESAAGQGAEFSLVLPLDFEPGEEIQVERVVTADNGPEAEPPVRADFSGRRVLLADHEVQTLLALTPVLESWNVDVTAAGSEEELLEELDESTAFDLMIINPRVLDGGRGRLRALLGEGLLPAGLGVLVVGDASGDALEGERGRLMEFTGHPVDPVRLEQLLRGCWE
- the rlmKL gene encoding bifunctional 23S rRNA (guanine(2069)-N(7))-methyltransferase RlmK/23S rRNA (guanine(2445)-N(2))-methyltransferase RlmL, yielding MSKFSLFVSTPKGVEPAVMRELEQLGVVGARRVAAGALFTGDLSTAYRVCLWSRVASRVYLNLEDFRVRDADEIYEAVKSMPWQDHLRAEGTLAVSFKGMGSGIRHTHFGAQRVKDGVVDHLRELTGARPTVDLERPDVQLSAVLKGERLSIGLDLVGRPLHRRGYRERLVPAPLKENLAAALLLLADWPRLAAEGAPLADPMCGSGTFLIEGAMMAADVAPGLGRERFGFEGWLGHDPEVWSRLCAEAADRRAAGAGRVPGLHGGDSDAAAVEATRINAGRAGFGDDISVSTVAVADFAPAGVGPGLLVTNPPYGHRLHGGDARAVYGELERRLGQRFADWRLAVLYPDEVPATLELGRRCRDWPVYNGALPCRLRSCGPVAAAPPETLGEGATMFANRLRKNARHLARWAARNDIHCYRVYDGDLPEYAFAVDIYGGRERWAHVQEYLPPESVDANQARRRRREAGQVIAEVLEFPRDHVFFKFRERQKGRDQYGRLDRQERLHEVWEGGYRFLVNFTDYLDTGLFLDHRLVRARVGALAAGGRFLNLFAYTGSATVYAAGNGAVETTSVDLSTRYLEWARHNMELNGFWDDRHRFVAADCGAWLEQAREEGARYDVIYVDPPTFSNSKKMAGHWDVQRDHEALLRLAAGLLSPAGVLVFSTNARRFRLSPSLTRDMVCREFTKASLPEDFKRRPRIHQCWEMRGK
- a CDS encoding YcgL domain-containing protein, whose protein sequence is MTHSTLHCWIYKGHRHDGAYLYLGRESDFAAVPEALLHTLGTLRLVMELELSAERRLAREDVGLVMHNLRAQGYHLQLPPDWRPRFYAAEDGQSRHGTDPD